A single window of Bacteroidales bacterium DNA harbors:
- a CDS encoding glycosyltransferase produces the protein MLLRKILLVFPHNPFELRSGIHKRYFELIKYLKERDFSVDLLGLKNFESKWDPASYPPDYNLIDHLFLYDHRKGLLKDPVEAQRSFPDFFRKYFSVYTRSNHLHDFAFRSLRKYFDSLMKKGEYHFIVISYVYWANLVRTNVPEGIVKVLTLEDFLTLTQFDALHGKINTGNYLAEETERVNLFDKVICVSAEEMQFFSRFARNPEYYHIPVFMEPHFSASQDPEYDMVFIGSANYSNKRGMEWFFRDVYPLLDPSLRLLIVGSITESIPQQPNVTCIRYAENLSSVHSRSRISINPLLDGTGMKVKVVEALSFGIPVVSTARGLTGMPYEVREKLLVADQAKNFAEVIHKLISDNTSYQQQIKISKELFNKYFDKKIIYKELDKIFLHPSTAPLHC, from the coding sequence ATGCTGCTCCGCAAGATCCTCCTGGTTTTTCCCCACAATCCCTTCGAATTGAGAAGCGGGATTCATAAGCGGTATTTTGAACTGATAAAGTACCTGAAAGAACGGGATTTCTCAGTTGATCTTCTTGGCCTGAAAAATTTTGAAAGCAAATGGGATCCGGCATCCTATCCTCCTGATTATAATCTTATTGACCATCTTTTTCTTTATGATCACCGGAAAGGATTACTGAAAGATCCCGTGGAAGCTCAACGGTCTTTTCCTGATTTCTTCCGCAAATATTTCAGCGTGTATACACGATCAAACCACCTGCATGATTTTGCTTTTAGAAGTCTCCGGAAATATTTCGATTCGCTGATGAAAAAGGGAGAATACCATTTTATTGTGATCAGTTATGTTTACTGGGCTAACCTTGTACGAACAAATGTTCCTGAAGGTATTGTGAAGGTTCTGACACTTGAAGATTTTCTTACGTTGACCCAATTTGACGCACTGCACGGGAAAATCAATACCGGCAATTACCTGGCAGAGGAAACTGAGCGCGTTAATCTGTTTGATAAGGTAATCTGCGTTTCGGCGGAGGAAATGCAATTCTTCTCCCGGTTTGCCAGGAATCCTGAATACTATCATATTCCTGTGTTCATGGAACCGCATTTTTCAGCAAGTCAGGACCCGGAATATGATATGGTTTTCATAGGCTCAGCCAATTACAGCAATAAACGGGGAATGGAGTGGTTTTTCAGGGATGTTTACCCGCTGCTGGATCCCTCCCTCCGGTTGCTCATCGTCGGTAGCATTACGGAATCCATCCCACAGCAGCCGAACGTGACCTGCATAAGGTACGCAGAAAATCTCAGCAGTGTCCATTCCAGGTCGCGCATCAGCATCAATCCGTTGCTGGATGGAACGGGAATGAAGGTAAAGGTGGTGGAGGCACTGTCGTTCGGGATTCCGGTGGTGAGCACGGCCAGAGGATTGACCGGCATGCCGTATGAAGTACGGGAGAAATTGCTGGTTGCGGATCAGGCAAAGAATTTTGCGGAGGTGATCCATAAGCTGATCAGCGACAATACATCATATCAACAACAAATAAAAATATCAAAAGAATTATTTAATAAGTATTTTGATAAAAAAATTATATATAAGGAATTGGATAAAATCTTTTTGCATCCCTCCACTGCACCCCTCCACTGCTAG
- a CDS encoding glycosyltransferase family 4 protein: MMRHKILIISPTPTHPTNAGNRARILVYSTFLTEEGHEVHFLYSDQEGGDLQAMQSFWGERFHYLPYQKPEPRPYPVWLTALNSNYRYYSRVDDHYNVSLDGEIRKLHKEHRFTAVIAEYIFNTRGLLNFGPEVLKLVDTHDRMTKRHKLWQQAGKQPVWYSTPRKEEKKGVDRADVVMAIQDREAAFYRKLTRKKVVTIGHLVSVIRPEKIDIPRKRLLFLGSNNPNNYYAITDFIQFYWPSLLEHFPGIELYVAGNICERVEDRPGIIKMGEVNDISNIYRVADLVVNPITIGTGLKIKNIESIGFGKVLISSSVGAEGLESGAGNAFLVADDPERFRTHLQELFSIPGYHSEIAAGAIRFATAYNRRPCEELKRIFS; this comes from the coding sequence ATGATGCGACATAAGATCCTGATCATTTCCCCCACACCCACCCATCCCACGAATGCAGGCAACCGGGCACGGATCCTCGTTTATTCCACTTTTCTGACCGAAGAAGGACATGAGGTGCATTTCCTGTATTCCGATCAGGAAGGAGGGGATCTGCAGGCGATGCAGTCCTTCTGGGGAGAGCGGTTCCACTACCTGCCCTACCAAAAACCTGAACCGAGGCCATATCCCGTATGGTTGACCGCATTGAATTCCAACTACCGGTATTATTCCAGGGTGGATGATCACTACAACGTATCCCTGGATGGGGAGATCCGTAAACTGCATAAGGAACATCGCTTTACAGCCGTGATCGCGGAGTATATCTTCAACACCAGGGGTCTGCTGAATTTCGGCCCTGAAGTGCTGAAGCTGGTCGACACCCACGACAGGATGACCAAACGGCACAAGCTCTGGCAGCAGGCAGGGAAGCAACCAGTCTGGTATTCCACTCCACGTAAAGAGGAAAAAAAAGGCGTTGACCGTGCTGATGTCGTCATGGCCATCCAGGACAGGGAAGCTGCCTTTTACAGGAAGCTTACACGTAAGAAAGTGGTAACGATCGGGCATCTTGTCAGCGTCATTCGTCCCGAAAAAATTGACATTCCCCGAAAAAGACTCTTGTTTCTGGGGTCCAATAATCCGAACAATTATTATGCGATCACGGATTTCATTCAATTCTACTGGCCATCCCTGCTGGAGCATTTTCCCGGGATCGAGCTGTATGTTGCGGGTAACATCTGTGAAAGGGTGGAGGATCGGCCGGGGATCATCAAAATGGGCGAAGTCAATGACATAAGTAACATTTACCGCGTGGCCGACCTTGTCGTCAATCCGATCACCATCGGTACCGGGCTGAAGATAAAGAACATCGAATCCATTGGGTTTGGAAAGGTGCTGATATCGTCCAGTGTCGGAGCCGAGGGGCTTGAATCGGGTGCGGGCAATGCTTTTCTGGTTGCCGATGACCCGGAGCGATTCAGGACACATCTTCAGGAGTTATTCAGCATACCCGGTTATCATTCGGAAATAGCTGCAGGCGCCATCCGGTTTGCTACCGCCTACAACCGGAGGCCCTGTGAGGAACTGAAAAGGATTTTTTCCTGA
- a CDS encoding glycosyltransferase, with translation MYMMHLLRSYRAKILYARAMSFINRMSGRSSGSSETLSSQPSLQGISCKRIAFIDHSLHQKTGSSDFLIRLLNQKHQIDLYQDPSWKGGPAVNWKGLDANSTDVVILFQTFYYHPPHKLEQLNCQNIVLVPMYDDTHNFPDKVWKNYHRFRFINFSEHLHSKLVSLGLTSLHLHYFPDPGLLPAGKNDFAELHGFFWQRTNDITWDHIRQLIRGTPFKKFHIHLALDAKWYKEVLPTRQEMEKYNITLTHWFDRRDAYLEAVNRANVFFAPRLFEGIGMPFLEAMAMGKVVVAAGQPTMNEYIRHGETGIFYDIRKIVPVDLSDAARLSGNAEEHCRDGFGQWKNQKEDLLQWIIDPNL, from the coding sequence ATGTATATGATGCATCTTTTACGCTCCTACCGGGCGAAGATCCTGTATGCCCGGGCGATGAGTTTCATTAACCGGATGTCAGGCCGGTCGTCAGGATCATCAGAAACGCTGTCCTCTCAACCATCTCTTCAGGGAATATCGTGTAAAAGGATCGCTTTCATTGATCATTCACTGCATCAGAAAACGGGCTCCTCAGATTTTTTGATCCGCCTGTTGAATCAGAAGCATCAGATTGACCTTTACCAGGATCCTTCCTGGAAGGGAGGACCTGCTGTCAACTGGAAAGGGCTGGATGCCAACTCAACCGATGTCGTCATCCTGTTCCAGACCTTCTATTATCATCCCCCTCACAAGCTGGAACAGTTGAACTGCCAAAACATCGTTCTTGTCCCTATGTACGACGACACCCATAATTTTCCTGATAAGGTCTGGAAAAACTACCATCGCTTCAGGTTCATCAATTTTTCGGAGCACCTGCACAGTAAGCTTGTATCGCTGGGATTGACTTCCCTCCATTTGCACTATTTTCCTGATCCGGGACTTCTGCCAGCCGGTAAAAATGATTTCGCTGAGCTTCACGGCTTTTTCTGGCAGCGAACCAATGATATTACCTGGGATCACATCCGGCAGCTGATCCGTGGTACGCCGTTCAAAAAATTCCATATTCACCTTGCCCTGGATGCAAAGTGGTACAAAGAAGTATTACCTACCCGGCAGGAAATGGAAAAGTACAACATCACGCTCACGCACTGGTTCGACAGGAGAGATGCCTATCTGGAAGCCGTGAACCGGGCCAATGTCTTTTTTGCCCCGCGTTTGTTTGAAGGGATCGGGATGCCGTTCCTTGAAGCGATGGCCATGGGAAAGGTAGTGGTGGCCGCCGGTCAGCCCACGATGAACGAATACATACGGCATGGCGAAACCGGCATCTTCTACGACATCCGAAAGATCGTTCCTGTCGATCTGAGCGATGCTGCCAGACTATCAGGAAATGCAGAGGAACATTGCCGGGATGGATTCGGTCAATGGAAGAATCAAAAAGAAGATCTCCTGCAATGGATCATTGATCCCAACTTGTAG
- a CDS encoding FISUMP domain-containing protein encodes MKRTLLLIGMVLLISVLMAQAPQAFKYQAVIKEQSGQVLSNQNVNLRISILQSAVDGPEVYGELQTVMTSELGLISIQIGNGKNPTGSLSAIDWGAGSHYLRIEMDPAGETNFELMGVSQLLSVPYALYAEKSGSGKRDADFDWEVIGYDVVTGHGGSYPLGNVGIGNNAPGSLLYVAKNMGEPTITIRNLGGGGGATYAMVDDLSGANWKFKATTYGGFKIRDHAWGLDVLTMEPIGTANALYIKTGGFVGIGKNTPNERLDVAGRVHSDQGFNVNGTNGWNDTTNQVTAFDFTSNKLKYRTYIHSGGILMYASVESAWVDSVGDYLLSVQPFTCGDTLIDTRDQQAYATILIGTQCWMAQNLNVGTKINSTHPGIQQFNNEVIEKYCFSNTDANCDTYGGLYEWGEAMQYVTTEGAQGLCPDGWHIPTDNEWKILEGVVDSQYPVGDAEWDATGFRGLDAGGKLKEAGTTHWNSPNEGATNSSGFTGLPWGYRASFTGNFDNLGIEGYFWSSTPWSNFGAYMRRLYNAQARVDRYFWYSDNGFSIRCLKN; translated from the coding sequence ATGAAAAGAACATTATTACTAATTGGAATGGTATTGCTTATATCCGTTCTGATGGCCCAGGCACCCCAGGCTTTTAAATACCAGGCGGTGATAAAGGAACAATCCGGGCAGGTTCTAAGTAACCAGAACGTTAATCTGAGGATTAGCATTTTACAATCGGCAGTTGATGGACCGGAGGTTTACGGTGAACTGCAAACCGTAATGACCAGCGAATTGGGCCTGATCAGCATCCAGATCGGAAACGGTAAAAATCCGACAGGCAGCCTGTCGGCCATTGACTGGGGCGCCGGCAGTCATTATCTTCGCATTGAGATGGATCCCGCAGGGGAAACCAACTTTGAACTGATGGGTGTTTCTCAATTATTATCGGTTCCCTATGCCTTATATGCGGAGAAGTCGGGAAGCGGGAAGCGGGATGCAGATTTTGATTGGGAGGTGATCGGTTACGATGTGGTGACAGGTCACGGAGGAAGCTATCCTCTTGGTAATGTCGGCATCGGGAACAATGCACCCGGGTCGCTCCTGTATGTTGCCAAGAACATGGGCGAGCCCACCATCACCATCCGGAACCTCGGAGGTGGCGGCGGGGCAACCTATGCGATGGTGGATGACCTGAGCGGGGCGAACTGGAAATTCAAGGCGACCACCTATGGGGGCTTCAAGATCCGTGACCATGCCTGGGGACTTGACGTGCTCACGATGGAACCCATCGGTACGGCCAATGCACTATATATTAAAACAGGCGGTTTTGTGGGCATTGGGAAAAATACACCCAACGAGAGATTGGATGTCGCCGGCAGAGTGCATTCTGATCAGGGATTCAATGTCAATGGTACGAACGGATGGAACGACACCACTAATCAGGTGACAGCCTTTGATTTTACAAGTAATAAGTTGAAATACAGGACCTACATCCATTCCGGAGGTATCTTGATGTACGCAAGTGTGGAATCCGCGTGGGTTGACAGTGTGGGTGATTATCTGCTGTCTGTGCAACCTTTCACCTGCGGGGATACGTTGATCGATACCCGTGACCAGCAAGCATACGCTACTATTCTTATTGGAACACAATGCTGGATGGCTCAGAATCTGAATGTGGGAACAAAGATCAACAGCACTCATCCCGGGATTCAGCAATTTAACAATGAAGTCATTGAAAAATATTGTTTCAGCAACACTGATGCGAATTGTGATACCTATGGAGGCCTGTATGAATGGGGTGAAGCAATGCAATACGTCACCACGGAAGGGGCTCAGGGACTTTGTCCTGATGGTTGGCACATACCTACAGATAATGAGTGGAAGATACTGGAAGGAGTTGTCGACAGTCAGTATCCTGTTGGTGATGCCGAGTGGGATGCAACAGGTTTCAGAGGATTGGATGCGGGAGGTAAGCTGAAAGAAGCAGGTACCACACATTGGAATTCACCCAATGAGGGCGCCACGAATTCCAGTGGCTTTACTGGTCTTCCATGGGGGTATCGCGCCAGCTTCACTGGGAACTTCGATAACCTTGGCATTGAAGGTTATTTCTGGTCTTCTACACCTTGGAGTAACTTTGGTGCATATATGCGGAGACTTTACAATGCACAGGCCCGTGTGGACAGGTATTTCTGGTATTCAGATAACGGTTTCTCCATCCGATGCCTGAAGAATTGA
- a CDS encoding glycoside hydrolase family 99-like domain-containing protein — protein sequence MNSETIPVRILAFYLPQYHPIPENDQWWGEGFTEWTNVKKARPLYRGHLQPRIPAGLGYYDLRDAEAREAQAQLAKLFGIDGFCYWHYWFGGGKTLLERPLREVLASGKPDFPFCVAWANQSWTGKWHGLNDQIIVEQTYPGRDDDEKHFYHLLPAFEDARYIKIRSKPLVFVYIPDQLPDPNFFTEFWNELAVKNGFSGIYFIGVHYIDWDHQKDGFDEKTIHQPFHYIHTYERKLSRRLAGIVKRRVLLGWPEVYHYRKLIEAYDFSLLSGKDFIPTLIPNWDNTPRCGRRGVVFQGSTPESFKKHLLEGVQYVLRRTAGEKMILVKSWNEWAEGNYLEPDALWGRGYLEAIREVKNTPTAI from the coding sequence GTGAACAGCGAAACGATCCCCGTAAGAATACTGGCCTTTTACCTACCGCAGTACCACCCGATCCCGGAAAATGATCAGTGGTGGGGAGAAGGATTTACGGAATGGACGAATGTGAAGAAGGCACGGCCATTGTACAGGGGGCATCTTCAGCCCAGGATACCCGCCGGGCTTGGTTATTACGATCTCAGGGATGCTGAAGCCAGGGAGGCCCAGGCTCAGCTGGCGAAGTTATTTGGCATTGATGGATTTTGTTACTGGCATTACTGGTTTGGCGGCGGAAAAACATTGCTGGAGAGACCCCTGCGGGAAGTGCTCGCATCGGGGAAACCGGATTTTCCGTTTTGCGTGGCCTGGGCCAACCAGTCGTGGACCGGCAAATGGCATGGACTGAATGACCAGATCATCGTCGAACAGACCTATCCGGGGAGGGATGATGATGAGAAGCATTTCTATCACCTTCTTCCTGCCTTTGAAGATGCGCGTTATATCAAGATCCGGTCAAAGCCACTGGTTTTTGTGTACATACCTGATCAACTTCCTGATCCTAATTTTTTTACGGAATTCTGGAACGAACTGGCGGTGAAAAATGGTTTTTCTGGAATCTACTTCATCGGTGTCCATTACATTGACTGGGACCATCAAAAGGATGGTTTTGATGAAAAGACCATACACCAGCCTTTCCATTACATTCATACGTATGAGCGAAAGCTGTCTCGCCGGCTTGCTGGCATTGTGAAGAGGCGGGTGCTGCTGGGATGGCCGGAAGTATACCACTATCGGAAATTGATAGAAGCGTATGATTTCAGCCTGCTTTCAGGCAAGGATTTCATCCCCACCCTTATACCGAATTGGGACAACACACCGCGGTGTGGAAGGAGAGGGGTGGTGTTTCAGGGGTCAACGCCGGAATCCTTTAAAAAGCATCTGCTCGAAGGAGTTCAGTATGTTTTGAGGCGGACGGCCGGGGAAAAGATGATCCTTGTGAAATCCTGGAACGAGTGGGCGGAAGGCAATTACCTGGAGCCGGACGCCCTGTGGGGCAGGGGATACCTGGAGGCCATCCGGGAGGTTAAAAACACACCGACCGCAATCTAA